The DNA region GCCCTTCAGTCACCTGCCGCAGAGATGGCAAGGTGCAATACTGCCCTGCAGATGAAGCAGTCTTACGATGTGAGTGCAAACAGGGAAGGTACAAAGAGCTCCACCCTGAACCTACTTTTTAGGTCCTCTGGTCAAAAGTCTTGTACTTTATGGAATAAAACCGAGCTGGGCCTTCAAGGGAAAGAGAAGGACAAATGAGTGAAGAGACACTATTTCTTAGCATGTGTCATGGGGGTCTGACCAGACCATGGTGGGCAAATAGATGCAGATAAACATGTCTAAGACCAACTTCATGATTCTGTCAGCTGTCTGAGTCAATATGAACATGAGAGAAGACGCTTGGATGCCAAAGACGGGCATCTTGCAGAATAATCCTCTTGCTTTATTACTGGGAAATGATGCTAATGCCACAGGGTTCAGGGACAGAGGCACTCAAGCCAAATGACTGAGGGATGAACTCATTGGCTTCCTCCGTCAGAAAAAGGAGTAATTCAGTGGTAATAGTGGCTCAGGATAAAGCTCCTGCTGGGAAGTACTGAGCACCAAAACCATGCTAGGAGAGAGGAAGCTTCTTAAGAGAGCTGAGGAAATTAGCCATGGCCGATGTCCTCTCTTACCACGGGGCACAAGAACTTGCTCCTGGGGGGTAACTCCTTTTAATTTGGGAGAAGAATTATGGCAGCTGGAGAAGTTGTATGCTACAAACTTTAGTATGATTTTGATTTTAAGACTTGTCTATATCATTAgattttctgggcttttttttggTGATACGCTGCCTCATACTGTCCTAGACCCTTCTTATGCCCTAGAAAACTCAAAGCAAAAGGTTCAGCACAGGGAGTGTGAGGGCTGCAGCaatcaaaaggaagaaattctTCACAGACCTCTTTTGCACTAAGCAATGTGATGAGAGATGAAATTCAGCTATTGACAAAAATAGTCAAAACTTCCCATTTGCTGCTGGTCTCTGATTTTGTAGCAAAAATAGGCTGTGAGCTTTGTAGGGCATGGACtgtcttgtttgtttttacaggGGTCACCGTGCCAGGGCACTGATCCCTGGGAGAAGTCTGTACTACGAAGCTTGCCAAAATTAAACTTGAATTAAACTAATTACTCCACAACTAtttagcagaaaacagaaaagatgttACCACTGAGAAGAATATAAACTATAGATTAAGCAGTCCAACTCCTGAAAAGCACCAGGGACATTAGTGTAATAAGCTTTGCTAACATAGCACTGATTACCATCCGCCTGCAGAGCCGAAAAagtcttctgacagctttccCCTACCCATCCCAGCTGTCAAACCTTGCTCAAACCACTTAAAGCGATCACTGCACTTTATAAAACCACTGGCTTGTGAGATCTCACCCTCTTACCTGACATCATTACCTCCATGGGCAAAGGATCCAAAACAGGCTGTTAAGATCTGGAGGAAGTGGAAAAGTAGATGGACCTGAGACGTGTCCTTCTCTTCCTTATCCTCTTCCACAGGATCATCCGGGGGCCGGTTAGGATCTGCCAGCTCTGAGGCCAACTTCATTTCCACtcccccttcctctgcttcaATCTCCGCTTCGGCTACTGCATTGCAATAGCTGGAGTAGCTGTCGTAGCGAACTCTCTTCTTAGAATAGGAGACTGTGTCTCCCACTAACTTTTCACTGTCCTCTGGCGTTGACGTATCAGCCGCCTTAAAGGAAGAATGCACGGGCATGCCACAAATGGCAGCTGTGTAACAAGTGTAACTGTTGTTGCGTCGTAACAGTTTATAGTTGTTTTCTTGAGCAGGCCTCTCATCGGTGGCCCTGTCCAGGTGTATTTTGTGTAGCAAGTCTTTGTATAAACCTGAGTCCTTGTGCACAGTGTGATACACATGGCCGTCACTCCTCATCTGGCCATCAAAGTTGAAGGTGCCATTGGAAACAGGTGATTTCACAGAGGTGTGCGTCATAGAAAAGGCCCTTCCTAAAAAGGCAGAAGTGGAGAGGTGTTATTTCtatgaaatgaaatacagaagaCCCCCACATTTTAGGACAACAAAACAAGTGTAAATGGCTGAAAGGACAGCAATCCTAGAGCACAGGGTAAAGAAGCTCATCTGCAATACATGCACTGAGTTAGAATAATTCAATCCACTTCGAAATAAAttctcccaccctctgtgcaaAACAAGCTTTGTCCCAGTGCTGGGTCTCCCATGGACACCTACAGCAAGTCACTTAGGGCCAGCTATTCAGAGGTGAAGCTTAAATCCTCAAGGTCTTTGAAAAACCCCTTTCAAAAAATTTCTTGTTTGTAAAATAAGCTCTTCTTTTTCTGAGGTTTTGTCTACTTTGAATATACATAACAACTGTTGCAGGAAAGTTGGTCCTACTGTAATTTCATCCTGAATATAAAGTCGTATTTCAAAAGCACCTATATTTAAGAGAGATTTATATAACTTAAAAATAAGAGTTAGGAGCTTTTTCACAATTCTACCCTGAATCAGTAATAGAATGTCTTAAAACTTTAATAACAATTGGCTTTGGGATAATTTACTGTATAAGCTTCAAAAATTGAAGAGTATAGATTTTACAAACttccttgaaaaaaatgaaatgtgttaatttttcacataaaaatacaggaaacaaaaaGTTTATGCTCTGCAGAAATATTTCCTCAGCTGTTCAAACATTTTGTATGTCTCATTTCTATTAATATAATGATACAGTTGTTCCTACTGCATATGTTTACCATAAATGTACGCTGTAGAACACATACATATCACAGCTAAGCCAATCTTCCTGGAGAAactgtctttttcatttcttggCTTTCTGAATTTCAGCTGTGCAACATTCAAAATTGTTTTTAGCTGTTTTCAAAGTGGAAACACACACTCAGAGCGGCCTCATGTCACAACTTATTTCATCTTTTGAGAATCAGTTGACTATATTAAGCATCTGCTAATCAAATTGTAGGGTTGTGTAGATGTTAGCAAGTTGATACCTAAGTCAACAGACCTCCAAAAGGGTGAAGCGATCCCACcacataagaaaacaaaaagagttCTATTGCGCACAAGCACATTTTCTGTAAGTATATGTTCAGAAAACAATGCGTGAGATTTTTCTAGTGGACATGCTCCACATGGTCATATGTTTGTCAATTAAAACCCTAATCTTTTCATCTCCTGTGGGAGCATACTAATCATTTTTATGCTGAATTTAACCTTCATCAATCAGCAGTTTGtgtctctctgtttttccctAGCTTAACAGGATGGAAATACCATTACCGACAGAAAGTAAAGCAAAAGGAAAGTAACTACTGTTTTCAGCTGTGTCTAAAATTCAAATACAGCTGAACaaaatgtaattgtttttaaGTCTTCTCTAGAAAATTTCACTTGTAAACAAGAATCTTTTTCAACAAGTGGGGAAGGGGGATTCAAGCTGAAAATCCCAAACACTAACGTACTATTTACAACAGAGACCCTCTTGCAATAAGAAACCCTATCAAAACAAGGAGAAGATAAACCCTCTGTGTTGTCTTAGTTTCTTACCATATGGCACACGTGGATGGTTTCCATTTGCGATACTATCTGATGCCCCAGCAGCTTCTGTTACTGAACCAGTGAGGGGAATTGTGCTTTCATCAGTTGCTTTGGCACCAGGAAGCTCTTTAAAGACTGGAGTTTCTTCATCTTGAATTTTATCAAGACTTTCATCTGATATCCTTGACAGTGCAGCATCTTTCTTTAACCGGCCTGAGGAAATAACAATATTGTAATTTTAAACCCAGCCTGTCTCACCGCTAGTGTTTCCCGTGTTTGCATAAACAGCATAGATCAGTGTGGATACAGTAACTTGGTTCTGTTTCGCGGACattctttatttatttctaacACGTATCTGTAGTAAATTCATTTGAGAAAATGCTAAAGCATGTTTGTGTCTTCCTAGAAGTTCACCCAAGTCGGTAACTAAAGTAAAACACGCAACTTCTTGGTATTGACAAAAACAGAAACTTTTCTCTACAGTGTTTTTAACACTGCATTTGTTGAAAGTaacaaagtaaacaaacaaaacagtctAAAGCTAAAAACTGTGATCAGTCCAACTTTACTGtaaagaaaaggaagataaaGGATAAACATTCTGCAAGTTGTTTTGTCTTTAACATTTCCCTAACAAAATATAAAATGGATTATATTACAGGATGTATTTTCCTGTTCCAGCTATATGCTGGAAGAGGTTAGCACTGCAATGGATTGTCTAAAGAGGTTTTGAATTTCCATCGCTGcaggtttttaagaacaggttacaCAAATACATGAGGAATAGTTTAAGCATATCCTGCCTGCAGATGGGgtatggactagatgatctctcaAGGGCACTTCtcatttcagaatgaaattttCCACAATTTCACATCAACAGCATTTCATCAGCCAGCTACTTACtttctatttttctcttcatCCATGGACATACAAAAATCCAAACCAAGACAGCAAATATTAAGGATACACCGACTGATATTAGAGCAATGGCCCACATTGGCAGTACCAGTCCTAGTACTGTGAAGACAAGGAAATAAAACCCAAATAAACTGTAAATTAACATGACTAAGTTATCTCAAGCAGTGGAATAGCAGTCTTGCAAAAGCCTGTGTTTACAACATATTCATAAACAACATGAATGAGctggtaatttttttaatatgtgcatCAGTAACAGACACAGTGCAGCATTCGAAGGCCTGGTTGACATGCAGACATTTGAAGACTGAGTCCTCCAGCTCTCTGCTACCATGCTGTTCAGTCAGTGGCACAAATTCAACATCAGGGCTGCTAAAACATGTTTGCAATGAGTTTATATACTAATGCATAATAAACAGTGTTGCCCACTAGGGCAAATACTTACTTGACCTTTGCTCTGATCAATAAACCTTGATGGTTAGCTTAATCTAAGCCATTATCTGCTTATGATAATAAGCTTAATGTACCACTTCAGAACTAAGGTTTCACTCCTGCAATGTGCAATCATGCAAATAACTGGTGTCCCAATAAGTATCCCCCAGCTTCCATTGCCTCAATAGGGCTTCTTGCTCATGTTTGATTAAACCAGGTGATCAGACCCTAAATGTAGGGAGAACTTGGACTCTGGCTGTTCGAACCTGTATATGGCTGCCGATCTTGAAACCTACCTGATTAATTCATATGTGCGAGTGAGTGTTGCCAGGACAGAGGCCTTGGAAACCAAACATGGGTTTTCATAAGGTATGAAAACCTGAGTCCCACCTTTTTATTCATGCAGTTTACAAACTGCTAAGCTGAAACAGAAGGGACATTAAGGttcttatttcatttattttgcctAATGAGTCACTGCAGAATGCCTGACCTACTTCTGCAGCACAACTAATGAGGAAATGTTGGTTATAGAGCTGATTTACTGTGAAACGTTTTGGATACCTAACCAATTAGGGTTTTGACTTAAGAGAAGGGAATAGTTGATTAATATTCCCCTCAAAGTGGGAACTTCTCAAGCCTCTTATTAATTTCAGTAATGCTAGGCCATCAAGCAGAGTCTACTGAATGCATTTATCTAGTAC from Apteryx mantelli isolate bAptMan1 chromosome 5, bAptMan1.hap1, whole genome shotgun sequence includes:
- the SLC20A2 gene encoding sodium-dependent phosphate transporter 2 isoform X2 yields the protein MAMDEYLWMVIVGFIIAFILAFSVGANDVANSFGTAVGSGVVTLRQACILASVFETTGSVLLGAKVGETIRKGIIDVNLYNNTVPLLMAGEVSAMVGSAVWQLIASFLKLPISGTHCIVGATIGFSLVAIGTQGVQWMQLVKIVASWFISPLLSGLMSGVLFVLIRFFILNKEDPVPNGLRALPVFYAATIAINVFSIMYTGAPVLGLVLPMWAIALISVGVSLIFAVLVWIFVCPWMKRKIESRLKKDAALSRISDESLDKIQDEETPVFKELPGAKATDESTIPLTGSVTEAAGASDSIANGNHPRVPYGRAFSMTHTSVKSPVSNGTFNFDGQMRSDGHVYHTVHKDSGLYKDLLHKIHLDRATDERPAQENNYKLLRRNNSYTCYTAAICGMPVHSSFKAADTSTPEDSEKLVGDTVSYSKKRVRYDSYSSYCNAVAEAEIEAEEGGVEMKLASELADPNRPPDDPVEEDKEEKDTSQVHLLFHFLQILTACFGSFAHGGNDVSNAIGPLVALWLIYDQGGVMQEASTPVWLLFYGGVGICVGLWVWGRRVIQTMGKDLTPITPSRWALWWPLAGYVPRKLSTGVSSATSSWPGL